ACGCCTCTAAGCTTACTGTCGTTCCGGGTAACCACGACCTCTATATGCAGTTCTTCGCTCACTTCAAAACACCTGAAAGCCTATATAGGAAGTTCGCGGGCATAAGAAAATACCTGGGACTTATGGTAAACTACCGGCTTAAAAAGTATAGGAAAGACCTGAACCATTTTAAGTCTTATTTCCTGCCTTCTTTTGAAGGGGTGATTACTTCCAAAGGCAGCCTTTGCGGCTTTCCATTCATTAAAATCCTGGATGAAAAAACGGCAGTTATAGGACTGGATTCAAACCAGCTCCCCGGCATTGCCCGCAACCCCGCATGCTCTAACGGAGTGTGCGATATGCAGGACTACCGCGCGCTCGACCTCCTGCTTTCTGAACACCCCCTTAAAGGCAAATGCAAAATTGCCGCAATGCATAACTACCTCTACAGCTACGAGCAGGTGGTTAAAATGTCCAGCAAAATCTTTGCACGCTTTATGGCTACACGAAAGGTTGACCGTTATATTGAGCTCTTTGAAAAGCACCACGTCAATATCGTCCTGCACGGACACTACCATTTCAACGACGAGTACTACGTGGGTAATAATAATAAAATTAAAGTACTCAATGGCGGAGGCAGCCGCTGGGGCAAGTGGCATGAGATCGATACATGCGATTCTGAGGTCTGAAATCCCATTCCGCTTTTTATGCTTGCCTTTTTGGTAATTGCAAATTATCTTTTCTTT
The DNA window shown above is from Ignavibacteria bacterium and carries:
- a CDS encoding metallophosphoesterase — encoded protein: MKIVHISDLHYGISEQHNKSVERKIRDIASHHPSHLIITGDITNTGREKEYKGIAEILRHYGFYDASKLTVVPGNHDLYMQFFAHFKTPESLYRKFAGIRKYLGLMVNYRLKKYRKDLNHFKSYFLPSFEGVITSKGSLCGFPFIKILDEKTAVIGLDSNQLPGIARNPACSNGVCDMQDYRALDLLLSEHPLKGKCKIAAMHNYLYSYEQVVKMSSKIFARFMATRKVDRYIELFEKHHVNIVLHGHYHFNDEYYVGNNNKIKVLNGGGSRWGKWHEIDTCDSEV